One window from the genome of Oncorhynchus gorbuscha isolate QuinsamMale2020 ecotype Even-year linkage group LG14, OgorEven_v1.0, whole genome shotgun sequence encodes:
- the LOC123995547 gene encoding proline-rich extensin-like protein EPR1, producing the protein MVDNYQECAFTCHLSSPTASPCSIPPTASPLQQLPYSIPLQHPPTASPRSSSPTASPCSSSPCSSSPQHPPAAAPLQHPLQQLPYSIPLQQLPYSIPLQQFPYSIPLQQLPYSIPPSTGSLTAFPLQQLPTASPLQQLPYSIPLQQLPYSIPLQQLPYSIPPAAAPLQHPPAAAPYSIPPAAAPYSIPLQQLPYSIPLQQPPTASPCSSSPTASPCSSSPTASPCSSSPTASPFHWLPYSIPLQQLPYSIPPAAAPLQHPPTAAPLQHPPAAAPHSIPLQQQHPPSTGFLTAFPLQQLPYSIPPQQPPQQQPPTASPCTAPCSIPLQQPPAASPYSSPLQNPPTAAPYRITPTESPLQNHPYSSPLQQPHSSSPLQNPPTAAPYSIPPAAAPYRIPPLQQPHCSSPLQHPPSTGIPLQQPPTASPCSIPLQQLHCSSPLQQPPSEAPYSSPPTAAPYRIPLQNPPTAAPYRIPLQQPPYRITPQQPPIAAPSPAAPYRIPLQQPPTESPQQHPPTAAPYSSPLQQQPPTESPLQQPPTESPSTAAPYSLQNPPTAAPYSSPLQNPPTAAPYRIPLQNPPTAAPYRIPQQQNPPTAAPYRITPTAAPYSSPLQNHPYCSPLQNPPTAAPYRIPLQHPHCSSPLHSTAAPCSIPLQHPPTASPFHWLPYSIPPAAAPCSIPLQQLHCSSPLQQPPTESPYSSPPTESPYNSPLQNPPTAAPYRIPLQQPPIAATLQQPPTESPYSSPLQNPPYSSPLQNPPTAAPYRIPLQQPPTESSSPLQNPPTAAPYRIPLQQPPTESPYSSPLQQPPPTESPYSSPLQNPPTAAPYRIPLQQPPTESPYSSPLQQPPTAAPQNYSSPLQNPPTAAPYRIPLQQPPTESPYSSPLQQPRCSTCAPRERNEFNFT; encoded by the exons cagctccCCTACAGCATCCCCCTGCAGCATCCCCCCTACAGCATCCCCCCTGCAGCAGCTCCCCTACAGCATCCCCCTGCAGCATCCCCCTACAGCATCCCCCCGCAGCAGCTCCCCTACAGCATCCCCCTGCAGCAGCTCCCCCTGCAGCAGCTCCCCACAGCATCCCCCTGCAGCAGCTCCCCTACAGCATCCCCTGCAGCAGCTCCCCTACAGCATCCCCCTGCAGCAGCTCCCCTACAGCATCCCCCTGCAGCAGTTCCCCTACAGCATCCCCCTGCAGCAGCTCCCCTACAGCATCCCCCCTTCCACTGGCTCCCTTACAGCATTCCCCCTGCAGCAGCTCCCTACAGCATCCCCCCTGCAGCAGCTCCCCTACAGCATCCCCCTACAGCAGCTCCCCTACAGCATCCCCCTGCAGCAGCTCCCCTACAGCATCCCCCCTGCAGCAGCTCCCCTACAGCATCCCCCTGCAGCAGCCCCCTACAGCATCCCCCCTGCAGCAGCCCCCTACAGCATCCCCCTGCAGCAGCTCCCCTACAGCATCCCCCTGCAGCAGCCCCCTACAGCATCCCCCTGCAGCAGCTCCCCTACAGCATCCCCCTGCAGCAGCTCCCCTACAGCATCCCCCTGCAGCAGCTCCCCTACAGCATCCCCCTTCCACTGGCTCCCTTACAGCATTCCCCTGCAGCAGCTCCCCTACAGCATCCCCCCTGCAGCAGCTCCCCTACAGCATCCCCCTACAGCAGCTCCCCTACAGCATCCCCCTGCAGCAGCTCCCCACAGCATCCCCCTGCAGCAGCAGCATCCCCCTTCCACTGGCTTCCTTACAGCATTCCCCCTGCAGCAGCTCCCCTACAGCATCCCCCCCCAGCAGCCCCCCCAGCAGCAGCCCCCTACAGCATCCCCCTGCA CAGCCCCCTGCAGCATCCCCCTGCAGCAGCCCCCTGCAGCATCCCCCTACAGCAGCCCCCTACAGAATCCCCCTACAGCAGCCCCCTACAGAATCACCCCTACAGAATCACCCCTACAGAATCACCCCTACAGCAGCCCCCTACAGCAGCCCCATAGCAGCAGCCCCCTACAGAATCCCCCTACAGCAGCCCCCTACAGCATCCCCCCTGCAGCAGCCCCCTACAGAATCCCCCCCCTGCAGCAGCCCCACTGCAGCAGCCCCCTACAGCATCCCCCTTCCACTGGCATCCCCCTACAGCAGCCCCCTACAGCATCCCCCTGCAGCATCCCCCTACAGCAGCTCCACTGCAGCAGCCCCCTACAGCAGCCCCCTTCAGAAGCCCCCTACAGCAGCCCCCCGACAGCAGCCCCCTACAGAATCCCCCTACAGAATCCCCCTACAGCAGCCCCCTACAGAATCCCCCTACAGCAGCCACCCTACAGAATCACCCCCCAGCAGCCCCCTATAGCAGCCCCCTCCCCAGCAGCCCCCTACAGAATCCCCCTACAGCAGCCCCCTACAGAATCCCCCCAGCAGCATCCCCCTACAGCAGCCCCCTACAGCAGCCCCCTGCAGCAGCAGCCCCCTACAGAATCCCCCCTACAGCAGCCCCCTACAGAATCCCCCTCCACAGCAGCCCCCTACAGCCTACAGAATCCCCCTACAGCAGCCCCCTACAGCAGCCCCCTACAGAATCCCCCTACAGCAGCCCCCTACAGAATCCCCCTACAGAATCCCCCTACAGCAGCCCCCTACAGAATCCCCCAGCAGCAGAATCCCCCTACAGCAGCCCCCTACAGAATCACCCCTACAGCAGCCCCCTACAGCAGCCCCCTACAGAATCACCCCTACTGCAGCCCCCTACAGAATCCCCCTACAGCAGCCCCCTACAGAATCCCCCTGCAGCATCCCCACTGCAGCAGCCCCCTGCACAGCACAGCAGCCCCCTGCAGCATCCCCCTGCAGCATCCCCCTACAGCATCCCCCTTCCACTGGCTCCCTTACAGCATTCCCCCTGCAGCAGCCCCCTGCAGCATCCCCCTACAGCAGCTCCACTGCAGCAGCCCCCTACAGCAGCCCCCTACAGAATCCCCCTACAGCAGCCCCCCTACAGAATCCCCCTACAACAGCCCCCTACAGAATCCCCCTACAGCAGCCCCCTACAGAATCCCCCTACAGCAGCCCCCTATAGCAGCCACCCTACAGCAGCCCCCTACAGAATCCCCCTACAGCAGCCCCCTACAGAATCCCCCCTACAGCAGCCCCCTACAGAATCCCCCTACAGCAGCCCCCTACAGAATCCCCCTACAGCAGCCCCCTACAGAATCCAGCAGCCCCCTACAGAATCCCCCTACAGCAGCCCCCTACAGAATCCCCCTACAGCAGCCCCCTACAGAATCCCCCTACAGCAGCCCCCTACAGCAGCCCCCCCCTACAGAATCCCCCTACAGCAGCCCCCTACAGAATCCCCCTACAGCAGCCCCCTACAGAATCCCCCTACAGCAGCCCCCTACAGAATCCCCCTACAGCAGCCCCCTACAGCAGCCCCCTACAGCAGCCCCCCAGAACTACAGCAGCCCCCTACAGAATCCCCCTACAGCAGCCCCCTACAGAATCCCCCTACAGCAGCCCCCTACAGAATCCCCCTACAGCAGCCCCCTACAGCAGCCCCGTTGCAGCACTTGTGCACCAAGAGAAAGGAATGAATTCAACTTCACATAG